The Aptenodytes patagonicus chromosome 10, bAptPat1.pri.cur, whole genome shotgun sequence genome includes a region encoding these proteins:
- the RPL4 gene encoding large ribosomal subunit protein uL4 gives MACARPLISVYSEKGEASGKNVTLPAVFKAPIRPDVVNFVHTNLRKNNRQPYAVSELAGHQTSAESWGTGRAVARIPRVRGGGTHRSGQGAFGNMCRGGRMFAPTKTWRRWHRRVNTTQKRYAICSALAASALPALVMSKGHRIEEIPELPLVVEDKVESYKKTKEAVLLLKKLKAWNDIKKVYASQRMRAGKGKMRNRRRIQRRGPCIIYNEDNGIIRAFRNIPGITLLDVNKLNLLRLAPGGHVGRFCIWTESAFRKLDDLYGTWRKAATLKSDYNLPMHKMTNTDIGRIMRSQEIQKALRAPKKKIRRRVLKKNPLKNLRIMIKLNPYAKTMRRNTILRHAQNHKLKEEKKAKAKAKLVAKVPAEPGAEAAAQTPAKAKAEA, from the exons ATG gcttgcGCTCGACCATTAATATCTGTCTACTCTGAGAAGGGGGAAGCATCAGGCAAAAATGTCACCTTGCCTGCTGTGTTCAAGGCTCCCATTCGCCCTGACGTTGTGAACTTCGTTCACACCAATTTGCGCAAGAACAACAGGCAGCCCTACGCTGTCAGTGAACTTGCAG GTCATCAGACCAGTGCCGAATCTTGGGGTACTGGGAGAGCCGTTGCTCGTATTCCTCGAGTGCGAGGTGGTGGAACTCACCGCTCCGGCCAGGGTGCCTTTGGAAAT ATGTGTCGCGGAGGTCGCATGTTTGCCCCGACCAAGACTTGGCGGCGCTGGCACCGTAGAGTGAATACAACTCAAAAGCGTTATGCCATCTGTTCCGCTCTGGCAGCGTCCGCTCTTCCAGCGCTGGTCATGTCTAAAG GCCACCGCATTGAGGAGATTCCAGAACTTCCTCTGGTTGTTGAGGACAAAGTTGAGAGTTATAAGAAAACGAAGGAAGCTGTCCTCCTTCTTAAGAAGCTTAAAGCTTGGAATGACATCAAAAAG GTTTATGCCTCCCAGCGTATGCGGGCTGGAAAGGGTAAAATGAGGAATCGCCGTCGCATCCAGCGCAGGGGACCCTGCATCATCTACAACGAGGACAATGGTATCATTCGAGCTTTCCGGAATATCCCAG GAATTACTCTTCTTGACGTGAACAAGCTGAACCTGCTGAGACTTGCTCCCGGTGGCCATGTTGGGCGTTTCTGCATTTGGACGGAAAGCGCTTTCCGCAAGCTGGATGACTTGTACGGCACCTGGCGCAAAGCCGCTACGCTGAAGAGCGACTACAA CCTGCCAATGCATAAGATGACCAATACAGACATTGGAAGAATCATGAGAAGCCAGGAAATCCAGAAGGCGCTGCGTGCTCCAAA gaaaaagatTCGCCGTAGAGTCCTGAAGAAGAATCCACTGAAGAATCTGAGAATCATGATCAAGTTGAACCCCTATGCCAAAACAATGCGCCGCAACACCATTCTGCGCCATGCGCAAAAC cataaacttaaggaagagaagaaagcaaaggccAAGGCCAAGCTCGTGGCCAAGGTCCCGGCTGAGCCCGGGGCAGAGGCCGCAGCCCAGACCCCTGCAAAGGCCAA
- the ZWILCH gene encoding protein zwilch homolog isoform X1 codes for MDAERRRRAAAELYGRLLRIYEEGRESIPEHPYLFETDVEICLIGGSCKSPVERFWNGNNMVYILQKAQHNEESDPMEESKTDDAIYASELLPKESSGPVAFSVRRAKQLISLYTMVQNPNMTHLKISELVVLPPLWIRCDGSDPEHTCWLGAEPLKAGNKITGINFHMVTCDGPAADKTCFANMEELKMAHKMKHHSSIVMTKGFAQYELVRAAAIEDTIIESESNIYVDITWNTVDKILETPPLISAATLNITLESGDPRSPVYQLYRELQFLLALAEGLKTGVTEWPEPLESESAVELVQEFLTDLKKKLDGYCISGNSNETEKIKCDTAAVDSSIKSIFSERGDLDFAEQLWCKMRSVSSYQELIVCFTLIIKSLEHGEIQPWIHQGSSSLLSKLIQQSYHGKIEVVSLSGITPIQMLLEIGLDKMKKDYVSFFIGQELATLTYLDYFISTSVDLQEQVHRVQKLHHMLEIMVSCTVLLQFKHENLFPLTQICMKYYKENPLNEKHVFQLPIRPALVKKFYQNDSPEIWKVDINSGHGQKEVKTTWQVSTNPPVEHMTSNTTGLFSDSTVNGSSEERMYFITMAKCSQVHFT; via the exons ATGgacgcggagcggcggcggcgggcggccgctgAGCTGTACGGCCGCCTCCTCCG aatatatgaagaaggaagggaaagtatCCCTGAACATCCGTATCTCTTTGAG actgatgtAGAGATCTGTTTGATTGGTGGTAGCTGCAAGAGTCCTGTTGAAAGATTTTGGAATGGAAACAATATGGTGTATATTCTACAGAAAGCA CAACACAATGAAGAAAGTGACCCAATGGAAGAATCAAAAACAGATGATGCTATTTATGCCTCTGAGCTTTTACCAAAGGAGAGTTCTGGACCAGTGGCTTTTTCTGTCAGAAGAGCAAA GCAGTTGATTTCCTTATATACAATGGTACAAAATCCAAACATGACCCACTTGAAGATAAGTGAATTGGTTGTGCTTCCTCCCCTCTGGATAAGGTGTGACGGTTCTGATCCTGAACATACTTGTTGGCTTGGAGCTGAGCCTCTCAAAGCTGGAAACAAAATCACAGGAATCAATTTTCATATGGTTACATGTGATG gtCCTGCAGCTGATAAAACCTGTTTTGCAAACATGGAAGAGCTCAAAATGGCACATAAAATGAAACATCATTCATCTATT GTGATGACAAAAGGATTTGCTCAGTATGAACTTGTTAGAGCTGCTGCAATAGAAGACACAATTATAGAATCTGAAAGCAATATATACGTTGATATTACGTGGAATACTGTAGATAAGATTCTGGAGACACCCCCACTAATTTCAGCTGCCACGCTG AATATTACACTGGAGTCTGGGGACCCCAGAAGTCCTGTATATCAGCTGTATAGAGAACTGCAGTTTCTCCTT GCTTTGGCCGAAGGTTTGAAGACTGGTGTGACTGAGTGGCCTGAGCCCTTAGAGTCTGAATCAGCTGTTGAACTGGTCCAGGAATTTCTGACTG ATTTAAAGAAGAAACTGGATGGATATTGTATATCTGGAAACAGTAATGAAACAGAG AAAATCAAATGTGACACTGCTGCAGTGGACAGTTCAATAAAATCAATCTTCAGTGAGCGAGGAGACCTGGATTTTGCTGAACAATTATGGTGCAAAATGAGAA gtgtCAGTTCCTATCAGGAGTTGATAGTGTGTTTTACACTGATAATAAAATCCTTGGAACATGGTGAGATACAGCCATGG ATTCATCAAGGGAGTAGCAGTTTGCTAAGTAAATTGATTCAACAATCTTATCATGGAAAGATAGAGGTCGTTTCCCTCAGTGGCATCACTCCAATTCAAATGCTCTTGGAGATTGGTTTAGATAAGATGAAGAAGGATTATGTCAGTTTTTTCATAG GCCAGGAACTTGCAACATTAACCTACTTG GATTACTTCATTTCCACATCAGTAGATCTACAAGAACAAGTTCATCGTGTTCAAAAGCTTCACCATATGCTGGAAATAATGGTCAGCTGTACAGTCTTACTTCAGTTTAAACATGAGAACCTCTTCCCTTTGACAca AATTTGCATGAAGTATTATAAGGAAAACCCTCTAAATGAGAAGCATGTGTTTCAACTGCCGATCAGACCAGCACTTGTCAAGAAGTTCTATCAAAA TGATAGCCCAGAAATATGGAAGGTGGACATAAATAGTGGGCATGGACAGAAGGAGGTTAAAACAACATGGCAAGTTAGTACTAATCCTCCAGTTGAACATATGACTTCAAACACTACAG GTCTCTTTTCTGATTCCACAGTTAATGGAAGCAGTgaagaaagaatgtattttattacAATGGCTAAGTGCAGTCAGGTGCATTTCACATAA
- the ZWILCH gene encoding protein zwilch homolog isoform X2 encodes METIWCIFYRKHNTMKKVTQWKNQKQMMLFMPLSFYQRRVLDQWLFLSEEQSKCQRQLISLYTMVQNPNMTHLKISELVVLPPLWIRCDGSDPEHTCWLGAEPLKAGNKITGINFHMVTCDGPAADKTCFANMEELKMAHKMKHHSSIVMTKGFAQYELVRAAAIEDTIIESESNIYVDITWNTVDKILETPPLISAATLNITLESGDPRSPVYQLYRELQFLLALAEGLKTGVTEWPEPLESESAVELVQEFLTDLKKKLDGYCISGNSNETEKIKCDTAAVDSSIKSIFSERGDLDFAEQLWCKMRSVSSYQELIVCFTLIIKSLEHGEIQPWIHQGSSSLLSKLIQQSYHGKIEVVSLSGITPIQMLLEIGLDKMKKDYVSFFIGQELATLTYLDYFISTSVDLQEQVHRVQKLHHMLEIMVSCTVLLQFKHENLFPLTQICMKYYKENPLNEKHVFQLPIRPALVKKFYQNDSPEIWKVDINSGHGQKEVKTTWQVSTNPPVEHMTSNTTGLFSDSTVNGSSEERMYFITMAKCSQVHFT; translated from the exons ATGGAAACAATATGGTGTATATTCTACAGAAAGCA CAACACAATGAAGAAAGTGACCCAATGGAAGAATCAAAAACAGATGATGCTATTTATGCCTCTGAGCTTTTACCAAAGGAGAGTTCTGGACCAGTGGCTTTTTCTGTCAGAAGAGCAAAGTAAGTGTCAAAG GCAGTTGATTTCCTTATATACAATGGTACAAAATCCAAACATGACCCACTTGAAGATAAGTGAATTGGTTGTGCTTCCTCCCCTCTGGATAAGGTGTGACGGTTCTGATCCTGAACATACTTGTTGGCTTGGAGCTGAGCCTCTCAAAGCTGGAAACAAAATCACAGGAATCAATTTTCATATGGTTACATGTGATG gtCCTGCAGCTGATAAAACCTGTTTTGCAAACATGGAAGAGCTCAAAATGGCACATAAAATGAAACATCATTCATCTATT GTGATGACAAAAGGATTTGCTCAGTATGAACTTGTTAGAGCTGCTGCAATAGAAGACACAATTATAGAATCTGAAAGCAATATATACGTTGATATTACGTGGAATACTGTAGATAAGATTCTGGAGACACCCCCACTAATTTCAGCTGCCACGCTG AATATTACACTGGAGTCTGGGGACCCCAGAAGTCCTGTATATCAGCTGTATAGAGAACTGCAGTTTCTCCTT GCTTTGGCCGAAGGTTTGAAGACTGGTGTGACTGAGTGGCCTGAGCCCTTAGAGTCTGAATCAGCTGTTGAACTGGTCCAGGAATTTCTGACTG ATTTAAAGAAGAAACTGGATGGATATTGTATATCTGGAAACAGTAATGAAACAGAG AAAATCAAATGTGACACTGCTGCAGTGGACAGTTCAATAAAATCAATCTTCAGTGAGCGAGGAGACCTGGATTTTGCTGAACAATTATGGTGCAAAATGAGAA gtgtCAGTTCCTATCAGGAGTTGATAGTGTGTTTTACACTGATAATAAAATCCTTGGAACATGGTGAGATACAGCCATGG ATTCATCAAGGGAGTAGCAGTTTGCTAAGTAAATTGATTCAACAATCTTATCATGGAAAGATAGAGGTCGTTTCCCTCAGTGGCATCACTCCAATTCAAATGCTCTTGGAGATTGGTTTAGATAAGATGAAGAAGGATTATGTCAGTTTTTTCATAG GCCAGGAACTTGCAACATTAACCTACTTG GATTACTTCATTTCCACATCAGTAGATCTACAAGAACAAGTTCATCGTGTTCAAAAGCTTCACCATATGCTGGAAATAATGGTCAGCTGTACAGTCTTACTTCAGTTTAAACATGAGAACCTCTTCCCTTTGACAca AATTTGCATGAAGTATTATAAGGAAAACCCTCTAAATGAGAAGCATGTGTTTCAACTGCCGATCAGACCAGCACTTGTCAAGAAGTTCTATCAAAA TGATAGCCCAGAAATATGGAAGGTGGACATAAATAGTGGGCATGGACAGAAGGAGGTTAAAACAACATGGCAAGTTAGTACTAATCCTCCAGTTGAACATATGACTTCAAACACTACAG GTCTCTTTTCTGATTCCACAGTTAATGGAAGCAGTgaagaaagaatgtattttattacAATGGCTAAGTGCAGTCAGGTGCATTTCACATAA